The genomic region AGACATCAAGGTATcctgcttttcttttgtttagttttatcAGTATGGTTGGATGTTTCCACTCGCCCCGTGTTAACTCCTTCTAAATTATTACTCTGACTGGTAAAATATGGGCTTTCATGTCCAGGCATGTGATAAATCCAATGAAGTAATGAGTTGTTGAAAAATACCACCAATATACCAACAGATTTTCTTCGTCTTTTTTGGAAGTTTGATTCACTGCACCTTTCATTTCAACTTTACAAAATAATGTCAGTGTaattgtttagtttgtctgttcaTTGCATGTGCTGCTATAAGCCCAGATATTAAATGACCCCAACTAACACTAACTGATTCATGTATAACACAGCAAGGTAAGCTGGCCAAGGAGCTGGACTTTGTCAGCCATCATGTCAGAACAAAACTGGATGAGCTGAAGAGACAGGAGGTGAGCCGACTCCGAACTCTGATTAAGGCCAAGCAAGACCTTGAAGGAGGGAATGGTACGTTGTGCaacaaaatgtatatttcattttgatttataATCAGAGAAAGATGCTTTAGCTTAAATAGTACATTAGTTATAAGGAAAATTCTGTCATGTTTctgtatatgtttttatttatgtcattGATTACTCCCTGAACAGACATCGCAGTGGATCACCAGGCTCTGCTGAAACAGTTTGAGTACTTGAACCACATGAACCCGCACACGTTTGAAGTGGATGACCTGGATCGGCTCATCAAATCGGTAAATCTCATCGCTGCTTCATACCGTTAAAAATGTTAACTCAAGGATACGTTCACACTATTTCACTTATTTAAACTGCCATTGATTTCTTTTAGGGATTTCTACTTTGAGTAAGTAATTGAGAGGTAGAGAGGTTAAAACATGAGGATCACACACAACTGCTTTAATTATAAGACACCAGTTATGGTTAAAGAATGACCATGTGTATCATGGGTTGTAGACAGCTACACATTTTCAACACCCATAAAGGAAAGGAAGGCAGTTGCAGgtgcagagagcagcagtgtcatTACGGGAGTCTAATGACCTCTCTGCAGCTAGTGTCATGTGACCAGCTTTTCATTAATAGCACAAATTgttaagagatttttttttttacagcagggGAAAAGTTTAGACATGCTCCTGTATCTTAATTTAAGTTCAGAGATGATACCATTTCTtataaatgattttaaaatgcagtaaaagtcttgcctttttttttgtaccaaaatgaaacaacagaaaattaatggaGTCTGCTTGGGGTAAAAGCATTCACAAATCTCAGTAAACAATACTATATACTGTATGCAGTTTAATATATTATCTTATCTAACAACATGAAAACGTTGAATTGCTCCATAACCAACCGTTGTCATTTTTCCCCTCCATGCATAAAGGCCACTAAAGATCTGGAGAACTACGACAAAGAGCGACACGAGGAGTTCAAGAAGTATGAAATGATGAAAGAGCATGACAGGAGGGAACACCTGAAAACACTAGACGAGgacgaaagaaagaaagaggaagagcaCTACGAGGAGATGAGGAAGAAGCACGCTGACCACCCGAAAGTCAACCACCCGGTAAGTCTGTTttaggtgcacacacacacaggtgacaaCACAACACTTAGAGAAACTCTTTGTGTCCCTTTTCATGTTGCGTTGAGTTTCAGATCATGCAACAGTACATTGTGGGTTATTTATCCATCTGTAATTCAAATGTGATTTTTCTCTTGTGTTGCAGGGTAGCCAGAATCAACTAAAAGAggtgtgggaggaagctgatGGCTTGGACCCTGAGGATTTTGACCCTAAGACCTTTTTCAACCTGCATGGTAAGACCGTTACCAACTGGCTACTGTTAAAGACGGGAGGGATAATGTCCGTTTATTTAGTGCTACATCATCTTTGTTCTTTCTTTATAATGCAGACACTAATGGAGATGGCTTTTTTGATGAACAGGAGCTGGAGTCATTGTTCACCAAAGAGGTAAAGCCATGGCATCTGAAAATTTGTAATGTGTCAGAGAATGGTCTTTGTACTGACTGTTGGTCTCTGTGATTTTAGCTGGAAAAAATCTACGACCCCACCAATGAAGAGGATGATATGGtggagatggaggaagagaggctacGTATGAGAGAGCATGTTATGAATGAGGTACAGTAAGTTTCACAAAACTATGCGTTTTGCATATGCACATAAATAGAGCCATTCATCTGTTATCTATCGCCCCTGTCTTCCCTCATAGGTGGATTCTAACAAGGACAGGCTGGTCTCTTTAGATGAGTTCCTAGTTGCTACGAAGAAAAAAGAATTCTTGGAGCCAGATAGCTGGGAGGTGAGGCGCAGTATTTTAATCATATTGACCTTATATTATAAGAGTAGTGTAACCCTAAAGCCACTTTTGGTAAACAGAAATGGGACTGTAATATCCACTCTGTGCTCCTCAGACCCTGGAGCAGAACCAGGCGTACACAGACGAGGAGATGAGGGAGTTTGAGGAGCATCTTGCTCAGCAGGAGCAGGACCTCAACGAGAAGGCCTTTGACCTCCAGAAACAGAGAGACGAGCTGgagaggcagcaggagcagcttaATGCACAGAAAATAGAGCTGCAGCAGGTACGGAGGGGTACACTGTTGTTTGGAATATTTTAGCTGCAGACACGGTTTGATACAGTAGGTTTACTCTGGCAGAATATGTTTACTATTCAACTATTCAACCTGATGTTTTAAGTTTATTAGAAAATAGTGGTTCTGTAGATGTTAATTCTGACACCAAATCTAAAGGCCCAGACGCACCAAACCGGCATCCAAGAACTAGTGATgacaaaggctgactgttgcatCACCTCACGCCACCTGCGTCTCacccaaaaagttgcacttgaacacaccacctgtACTACAGCAAACTAGCATGAATGTTCGGCaccctgcgtgagaggaaactCTCCATGCCAACAAGCGGCAGTTGTCTATATtcatcattaaaaaagggaagCTGGAAGACTGCCAACAGATTCAGGACACCAGTTAGCCAGTCAGCACATTCACAACACAGCCCGATGTTAAAAgtacaaattatatttactgtgcactagcaagcaataacacaaacaattatgaaCAGTTTCTGggaaagagctcaatggctaaaaaaaaaatcttttctttgtttcGATGTCACACCTTCTTGACTTTAGccctttcatttattttcctcacttccgtttctttTCTTGTGCCCTGAGCTGTACCGCCGATCAGAGTGAGTTTACTCACCGACTGGCTCAGCCGGCTTAACAGCTGATTTAACATGCTAAATCAGCTGCAAAAAAACTGACAAAGGGGGGGTAGTGCCAACAGTGTGgcacacaacacaaaaattaattaattgaggGACGCTCACTGATGTTCCAACATGGACCAATGGCCGACCGACAGCTTGGTGTATCGGGGCCCATAGTGTTACAATATTTTCTGACTtaactgaaaatgtattttcttgaGATGTGATAATGTATTATTGACGCTATCAAATTACTGTGACTAACTACGGCAGTGTGTGCACTTTAAATATAAGAAAACCTTGTATGAAACTTGTTGCAGGCAGTCGAGCATATGGAACGGCTGAAATCACAGAAAGTAGAGCCCCCTCCAGAGGTTCACGGTGAGTGTCGATTGCACCATTTTGTCATGTTGTCTGAGTTTACTGGCTGACCtctgaaaatgtaaaactgcttcTTTGTTACAGTTGAAGGAAATGCTATTCCAGAGATGCACGCAATCGACGACCAGTTACATCATGAACAAGAGGCCCAAGCACAAGGACATCATCAACCTGAACACCAAGTTCCTCAGTATTCACCTCAGGAACAccatgaacaacaacaacagcagcagcaagatcTGGCACAGCATGGTCTTCCCCAGGCACACCAGGATCTACCACCAGGTCACCAAGAAGCTGTACAAGAGCTGCATAACGTGCCATAACAATGCTGTCAGAACTCAAACCTCCACAACCAGACTTTTGCAGCACCTCCACTCCAGCGTGCAGAGGAGCGGTTCCTTCTGAGTATTAGGCCTCTTTAACCAGCATGACTTAGAGGTTTGGAGGACACATGAGATGAAGGAGAGCAGCACAAAAGGAATCCCTGCTGAATGAAACCGGTGTTTGATAATAACTGTAATCCTCTGATTACATAACGGATTTACAATAGCAACATGACCAACCAAGGACGTGCATCGTACAATATGcatacttttacattttcaagGAGTGTTGGATTACATTACAAATGATCAAGAATGTTTGGTAATACaattatacaaaaacaaaattttggTGAGCTTTCTTGAAGTGCTGCACAGAGTACAGGACCTCTGATCAATGACATGCCACTAGCTCTACAACCTGAGCCTGCTGGATATGTACAGTGCAGCTGTTGATGGGGGTAAGGtgtaaaaagtaatttaaatttTATCATTTTGAGTTTGACTTGACTATCAAGAAACCCCTGCAAATTCGTAGTAGCTGCGACCAAGTACGCGCATGCATCCACATGTCCCTTGTTGCCAATCGCCATGAACAACTGATCCGCTGTCCTTTGAGTCATGACAGATCTTTCCACCAAATCTTGGGCAATCTATTTGGAAGTCACACCTTTTTTGCGATAGGCATTTCCCATTGCCACCCTCCCTGTGAGCTAATTGGCatgaatgcaaacacacactccaaaaTGCAAAATTTTAATCTCTTAAGGCAAAAACTTGCGCCGACAAAAGGGTGGGAAAATTTTGGAGGGACGAGCGGGATATagagctgctggctgcagctaaAAAAGATTTTAGTTTACATGTGTGACCTGTGGTGAAATTTCACTGGACTGTAtcaaacattttagaaaatgagtGCAAGAGACATTTTTAAGATTTTCTATTATTACAATTACAACATTTATGGCACTAAAAGGATTAAGAGGCACTGTAGAAATGATAACCAGGATACAGCACTTGATTCCCCAACCAGAACCATTTCACTTCAAGGGGTAAAAGTCTTGTTGATGCAGACACGTACATGTCAAGTATCATGTATCATATTCAGCCGCCACTGTCACCAAATATTACAATGTTTTAACCAGAAACGCCCTCCTGAAGCCAGACTGCTCTGTCTTTATACTTCTGTTGAGACTTACCAATACTTGTGCTACTTTCTTACTCTGGTTGCTTTCATAACCGGTCAGCTGTTTACCTACCATGTAACATCATCGTTTCATGTGCATGGTCTAAGAGTTTTCTTAGAAAATGTGTGCTCTGCCCAAACAGACATCGGGTACAGGAACACAACACTGGTCATTTTTAggtcacactgcagctgctctccacTGACCTTgatgtcaaaataaattaaggTGCTAGGTTCTTTAAATAAAGATAGGCGTAAACACCTCTTGCTTCAACAAATATTTCCCCTACGTCATCACAGCCCAAAGTCCTGCAGATGTTTACATGAGAGTTTTAGGTCTCTGTAAGTATGTCAGACTtgtgaaataatacatttgtgTTGGTACACGTAACAGTAGGATGGGCATTTTGATTTTGGTCaattgctcacacacacaaagtttgaATTGATCTTAATTTATCATGAGTTTTAATTTGTGTAACATTTGCTATAGAGAACCCCTTTTTATAAATCAAGGTGTAGACTTTTAGTCCTGTGTCAACAAGCATGTTTTCGTGCAATTTCCTTCAAAGTATTTTGTTGAAGCAACTGCTGGATTTGGTTCGTTTATCTTAAGAATTGATCAGGTTAAAGGGCAAAGTGCTGAGTGGGTAAGAGTTAATATTACCACTGTCTTTTTACTGTCTTGGTTAATATTGTCTGTTAAAGTCAAAGTGTGGTATCATGAAAATTTGCATTAATTTCACATAATTGTATTTGGCACCCGATGTGTATTAATTGCTCCTAATTTGACTAACATGGCATGGCATATTTCCCCATAAATTACCAGTTTGGTGTAACTGCTGTGCTATCCAGGTTGCTTTTTTTCCATGTAATGTGTTTTCTTCTAGCTGGCAGACAGGTGTTGACTTCTTGCCACTTTTTACTGAAGAAGACTTCATTCTCATCCAGTGAGGTAACAGATCTGCCATATTGTGGTTTTTACTTAATACAGAATCTAGATATggcatacatatttttcttttcattgcagtgtcatttgttttctgtgtgccAAATGTTTCTTTGAGGTAAAACTGCATCATAATTTGCACAAAATGTACAGATTGTTTTCCCAATCGCTTGCTGCTGGATAAAATAGTCATTTGACAAAACTGTACACCTCAGTTCAAGATAATAAAACAGTTATGACCTTTCAGTCTGTGCAAACGATTTTTATCACTGAATGAATGACCTATCAAACTCTTCAGAGTACTGTGTAAGTATAGTTACTCCATACAACACTTACAATTTACATGCATGTCTGTAAAAATGTGGATGCTTTATACATATCTTgcccctggcagcacagaagatctatacaatcagcacagtttcaattcagtatctgaagtctccccttctgctccaTAATAGCCAGAACAGtggttttgcagaacattatgatgccaaacaccaaaacaaaagtcCCAACCAGGCCTCTTGGGAACAGCAAATGACTGGCAGATAAGGGTGGACCTGCGGAAACATCTCAGATTCCCAGAAGACATCATGGACACCACCCTCAGACTGGACATTGTGCTGGTATCAGTAACATTAAAACAAGTGGTCATGCTGGAGCTGACGGTGCCCTGGGAGAAGAGGAGGTGAGTGAGCATAAGAAGGGGAGATTCGCTGAACTGGTTGAGTAGTGCTGCAGAAGGGGTTGGCATGTGCGGTGTATGCCCAATGAAGTGGAGGCGAGAGGCTTTGCAGGGACGTCCTTATGCAGGGCCTATAGCCTCCTAGGCATTACTGGGGCACGTAGAAGACAAGCCATTAGTAGAGCTTCAGAGACTGAAGAAACAGCTTCACGATGGCTGTGGACCAGGAGGAACAAGACTGGTCTGGTTGCCAGGGTGAGGGGGTCTGAAGATGAAAGACCCAAAACCCCCGTTGACCCCTGATACTATTGCTGATGATGTGTCCGAGCGCATCACTAGATGTATCTATCTACGGTGATGTCAGTGAAGTTCACCTATGGATATATAATGtgatcacttcatcattttatatattttatattttatatatacattCTATATGACGTTTGTGTGAAATCTTGTCGTAACTGACACAAGAATTCTTGAGATATGGATAAcattgttttgtgaggtcacagtaaacttgatctttgaccaccaaattcttatcttACCTTAGTTCAAccttgaatccaagtggacgcttgtgccaaatttgaaataaatcccttacagtgttcttgagatgttgtTCACAAGCATGAGACAGATAaagttacagtgaccttgacctttggctaccaaattcaaatcagttcatcgttgagtccaagtgggcaTTGGTGCCAAACTGAAGAAATTGCCTCCAGGCACAGCTGTCCTCGGAGCAGAGGCATAAATATGTAAAGCAATAACACTTTTTGTTGGAGTAAAAAGCTTCAGTAtgacagcaacaaaatgtacttgATAGGATGATTTAATTCTAAGTGATGTTTGTTCTTGACAAGTGTACTCCTGGTGTTTCTTCTAAAAGGATATGCTGCTAAAGTGCGGGCTGTATACATGTAGTGCAAGTGAATGACAGgctgaacacaacacagactgcacccattttcagttttcttttctaCAAGTAAAACATGATGCCGTCAGAGTAAACTGAAAGATGCTATACATCTACACAGTGTCTGTATTTACCTGATTACACTGACAGAAGACTGAAAGGCTCAGTGACAGGCAGGACACGGCTCACCAAACCACCACCATCAGTCTTCAACTGGCACACACCTGACATATTTAAGCATACAGACTTGGAATAGCAGAACTTAAAACCACAATGCACACCAAAGCAGGAAAGTAGTGTCATTAAACACAAGGTAATAGAACACAACTTTATTGAAACAGTCTCAACCATGACAGCGTACAAAGAGGTGATGGTGCGAGAGGTGACAAAgggctaa from Epinephelus moara isolate mb chromosome 1, YSFRI_EMoa_1.0, whole genome shotgun sequence harbors:
- the nucb2a gene encoding nucleobindin-2a, whose translation is MRSRIDSKMCWSRVLVTGWALLLVQLLCSEAVPISMDKTKVQQPEIKTEEAPASVDTGLHYDRYLREVIDFLEKDQHFREKLHNTDMEDIKQGKLAKELDFVSHHVRTKLDELKRQEVSRLRTLIKAKQDLEGGNDIAVDHQALLKQFEYLNHMNPHTFEVDDLDRLIKSATKDLENYDKERHEEFKKYEMMKEHDRREHLKTLDEDERKKEEEHYEEMRKKHADHPKVNHPGSQNQLKEVWEEADGLDPEDFDPKTFFNLHDTNGDGFFDEQELESLFTKELEKIYDPTNEEDDMVEMEEERLRMREHVMNEVDSNKDRLVSLDEFLVATKKKEFLEPDSWETLEQNQAYTDEEMREFEEHLAQQEQDLNEKAFDLQKQRDELERQQEQLNAQKIELQQAVEHMERLKSQKVEPPPEVHVEGNAIPEMHAIDDQLHHEQEAQAQGHHQPEHQVPQYSPQEHHEQQQQQQQDLAQHGLPQAHQDLPPGHQEAVQELHNVP